In Rahnella sikkimica, the following are encoded in one genomic region:
- the rhaD gene encoding rhamnulose-1-phosphate aldolase produces the protein MKTLFSAWFVQGMVKATTDMWLKGWDERNGGNVSMRLLPEDVAPYKNDFYAQPRQVELTQHAPDLANEYFIVTGSGKFFRNVQLAPAEALTVIQLDDKGASYKILWGLTAGGLPTSELASHLQSHAVRKRVTHGQDRVIMHCHATNLIALTYVLELDSAKITRKLWECSTECLVVFPDGVGIVPWMVPGTDGIGAATSDRMQHHSLVLWAFHGIFGCGPTLDDAFGLIDTAEKSAEILVKVISMGGMKQTIQTDELIALAKRFDVTPFEAALKA, from the coding sequence ATGAAAACATTATTTAGCGCGTGGTTTGTACAGGGCATGGTCAAAGCGACCACCGATATGTGGCTGAAAGGCTGGGACGAGCGCAACGGCGGCAACGTCAGTATGCGTCTGCTGCCGGAAGATGTAGCACCGTACAAAAATGATTTTTACGCCCAGCCGCGTCAGGTTGAACTGACCCAGCACGCGCCGGATCTGGCCAATGAATATTTCATTGTGACCGGCTCCGGCAAGTTCTTCCGCAACGTGCAGCTCGCCCCTGCCGAAGCGCTGACCGTGATCCAGCTCGATGATAAAGGCGCCAGTTACAAAATCCTCTGGGGCCTGACCGCGGGCGGCCTGCCGACGTCTGAACTGGCGTCGCATCTGCAATCTCACGCCGTGCGTAAACGCGTCACTCACGGGCAGGATCGCGTGATCATGCACTGCCACGCCACCAACCTGATTGCGCTGACCTACGTGCTCGAACTCGACAGCGCGAAAATCACCCGCAAGCTGTGGGAATGCAGCACCGAATGTCTGGTGGTCTTCCCCGACGGCGTGGGCATTGTGCCGTGGATGGTGCCGGGCACTGACGGTATTGGCGCGGCAACGTCCGACCGGATGCAACATCACAGCCTGGTGCTGTGGGCATTCCACGGGATCTTCGGCTGCGGCCCGACGCTCGATGATGCGTTTGGCCTGATCGACACCGCTGAAAAATCGGCGGAAATACTGGTGAAAGTGATTTCAATGGGTGGCATGAAACAGACGATCCAAACCGACGAGCTGATTGCGCTGGCTAAACGTTTTGACGTCACACCTTTTGAGGCCGCTTTAAAAGCCTGA
- the fucO gene encoding lactaldehyde reductase, whose protein sequence is MSFMLALPKISLHGQGAISDMVAMLATKQPGKALIVTDGQLVELGLLDGLFSALKTAGLPYALYGGVVPNPTSAHVDEGFRQYRENHCDYLIGFGGGSPIDTAKGIKILTANPGPVTIYSGVGKVTKPGVFLVAVNTTAGTAAELTSNAVIIDSQRQVKEVIIDVNLIPDIAVDDPSIMLKIPADVTAATGMDALTHAIEAYVSVGAHPLTDPTALAAISTITRWLPEAVDHGDNIEAREKMAQGQYLAGMAFNSAGLGLVHALAHQPGATHNLPHGVCNAILLPVVEEFNRASAPHRFADIARAMGVNTQGISETQASFAAIKAIRDLSARVGIPSGFRALGIVEADIEGWLDKALADPCAPCNPGTATREEVRELYMKAM, encoded by the coding sequence ATGAGCTTTATGTTGGCATTACCTAAAATCAGCCTCCACGGCCAGGGCGCGATCAGCGATATGGTTGCGATGCTGGCGACAAAACAACCGGGCAAAGCGCTGATCGTTACCGACGGTCAGCTGGTCGAGTTAGGTCTGCTCGATGGCCTGTTCTCCGCACTGAAAACTGCCGGACTGCCGTATGCACTATACGGCGGCGTGGTGCCCAATCCGACTTCCGCGCACGTCGACGAAGGTTTCCGTCAGTATCGGGAAAATCATTGCGATTACCTGATCGGTTTCGGCGGCGGCAGCCCGATTGATACCGCAAAAGGCATCAAAATTCTGACGGCCAATCCGGGGCCGGTGACGATTTATTCCGGCGTCGGCAAAGTGACGAAACCGGGTGTTTTCCTGGTGGCGGTCAATACCACGGCCGGTACCGCAGCGGAACTCACCAGCAACGCGGTGATCATCGACAGCCAGCGGCAGGTGAAAGAAGTCATTATTGATGTGAATCTGATCCCGGATATCGCGGTGGACGATCCGTCGATAATGCTGAAGATCCCGGCAGACGTGACCGCAGCAACCGGCATGGACGCCCTGACGCACGCCATCGAAGCCTATGTTTCAGTCGGCGCGCATCCGCTGACCGATCCGACGGCGCTGGCGGCGATCTCAACCATCACCCGATGGCTGCCAGAAGCGGTGGATCATGGCGATAATATTGAAGCGCGTGAGAAAATGGCGCAGGGACAATATCTGGCCGGAATGGCGTTTAACAGCGCCGGGCTGGGATTAGTGCATGCGCTGGCGCATCAGCCGGGCGCGACGCACAACCTGCCGCACGGCGTCTGTAATGCCATTCTGCTGCCGGTCGTGGAAGAATTTAACCGCGCTTCCGCCCCGCACCGTTTTGCCGATATCGCACGCGCGATGGGTGTGAATACGCAGGGCATCAGCGAAACGCAGGCCAGCTTTGCGGCGATTAAAGCGATTCGTGATTTGTCTGCAAGAGTGGGAATTCCATCAGGATTCAGAGCATTAGGCATTGTCGAAGCCGACATTGAAGGCTGGCTCGACAAAGCGCTGGCTGACCCTTGCGCGCCGTGCAATCCGGGAACTGCAACGCGCGAAGAAGTCCGCGAGTTGTACATGAAAGCGATGTGA
- the rhaM gene encoding L-rhamnose mutarotase produces the protein MIRKSFVMQVNPNAHAEYQRRHSPIWPELAETLKAHGAHHYSIFLDEKRNLLFGYVEIESEERWNAVAKTEICQQWWKHMADVMPANADNSPISSDLKPVFYLD, from the coding sequence ATGATCCGTAAATCCTTCGTTATGCAGGTCAACCCGAACGCGCATGCGGAATATCAGCGGCGGCATTCGCCGATCTGGCCGGAACTGGCGGAGACCCTGAAAGCGCACGGCGCGCACCACTACAGCATTTTTCTGGATGAAAAACGTAACCTGCTGTTCGGGTATGTGGAGATTGAATCAGAAGAAAGATGGAACGCCGTGGCGAAGACGGAAATCTGCCAGCAATGGTGGAAGCATATGGCAGACGTGATGCCTGCCAATGCCGATAACAGCCCGATCAGCAGCGATCTTAAGCCGGTCTTTTACCTCGATTAA
- a CDS encoding YgiQ family radical SAM protein, with product MPISLIQPDRTLFSYPRYWAECYGTAPFFPMTRAEMDELGWDSCDVIVVTGDAYVDHPSFGMAIIGRMLEAQGFRVGIIAQPDWTNKDDFMRLGKPNLFYGVTAGNMDSMINRYTADRKLRHDDAYTPGNVGGKRPDRATMVYTQRCKEAFSDVPVLLGGIEASLRRIAHYDYWSDTVRRSVLVDSKADMLIYGNGERPLVEVAHRLAAGESITDIHDVRNTAVMRKTALTGWSGVDSTRLDKPGRIEPIMNPYGEDLPCSEGELPAPDAPQPVTVRAPKPKPWEKTYVLLPSFEKVKGDKVLYAHASRILHHETNPGCARALMQKHGDRYVWINPPAIPLSTEEMDEVFGLPFQRVPHPSYGKATIPAYDMIRFSINIMRGCYGGCAFCSITEHEGRIIQSRSEASIVREIEEIRDSVPGFTGVISDLGGPTANMYMLRCQSPKAEQSCRRASCVYPEICTHMDTNHEPTINLYRRTRSLKGIKKILIASGVRYDLAVEDPRYIKELAEHHVGGYLKIAPEHTETGPLSKMMKPGMGSYYRFKELFDSYSKQAGKEQYLIPYFISAHPGTRTEDMINLALWLKKNRFRLDQVQNFYPSPLASATTMYYSGKNPLGKVDYKSEDVVVPKGDRQRRLHKALLRYHDSVNWPVIREALTAMGMRRLIGIRPDCLVPPDGFDPKFTPSRSGKDKPAATRFTGSKAQNPATGKGKSTEFRAGKKPAAARAAQSKNGQSAAQGKSGEPRVNRGKRPA from the coding sequence ATGCCAATCAGTCTGATCCAACCCGATCGCACATTGTTTTCTTACCCGCGCTACTGGGCCGAATGTTACGGCACCGCGCCGTTTTTCCCGATGACCCGGGCGGAAATGGATGAACTCGGCTGGGACAGTTGTGATGTGATCGTGGTGACCGGCGACGCGTATGTTGATCACCCGAGTTTCGGGATGGCGATCATCGGCCGAATGCTGGAGGCGCAGGGATTCCGCGTGGGGATCATCGCGCAGCCGGACTGGACGAATAAAGACGATTTCATGCGGCTCGGAAAACCGAATCTGTTTTACGGCGTGACGGCCGGAAATATGGATTCGATGATTAACCGCTATACCGCTGACCGGAAACTGCGCCACGACGATGCTTATACGCCGGGCAATGTCGGCGGAAAACGCCCGGATCGTGCGACGATGGTGTACACGCAGCGCTGCAAAGAAGCGTTCAGCGATGTGCCGGTATTACTCGGCGGCATTGAAGCCAGCCTGCGGCGTATCGCGCATTATGATTACTGGTCCGATACCGTGCGCCGTTCGGTGCTGGTGGATTCCAAAGCGGACATGCTGATTTACGGCAACGGCGAACGCCCGCTGGTGGAAGTGGCGCACCGTCTGGCGGCGGGTGAATCGATTACGGATATTCACGACGTGCGAAATACCGCCGTGATGCGTAAAACTGCCCTGACTGGCTGGAGCGGGGTCGATTCCACGCGGCTCGATAAACCCGGCAGAATTGAGCCGATCATGAACCCGTACGGTGAAGATTTACCGTGCTCTGAAGGGGAACTTCCTGCGCCGGATGCGCCGCAGCCGGTCACCGTTCGCGCGCCAAAGCCGAAGCCTTGGGAGAAAACCTACGTCCTGCTGCCGTCGTTTGAAAAAGTGAAGGGCGACAAAGTGTTGTACGCGCACGCCTCACGTATTTTGCATCACGAAACCAACCCAGGCTGCGCGCGGGCGCTGATGCAAAAACACGGCGATCGTTATGTGTGGATTAATCCTCCGGCGATCCCGCTGTCCACGGAAGAAATGGACGAAGTGTTTGGCCTGCCGTTCCAGCGTGTGCCGCACCCGTCTTACGGCAAAGCGACGATCCCGGCGTATGACATGATTCGTTTTTCGATCAACATCATGCGTGGCTGTTACGGCGGTTGTGCGTTTTGTTCGATCACTGAACATGAAGGGCGGATCATTCAGAGCCGTTCAGAAGCGTCGATCGTCCGCGAAATCGAAGAGATCCGCGACAGCGTGCCCGGTTTTACCGGCGTGATTTCCGATCTCGGTGGCCCGACGGCCAACATGTATATGCTGCGCTGTCAGTCGCCAAAAGCGGAGCAAAGCTGCCGCCGCGCATCCTGCGTTTATCCTGAAATCTGTACGCACATGGACACCAACCATGAGCCGACCATCAATCTTTATCGCCGCACCCGCAGCCTGAAAGGCATCAAGAAGATCCTGATCGCCTCCGGCGTGCGTTACGATCTGGCGGTGGAAGATCCGCGTTATATCAAGGAGCTGGCCGAACATCACGTCGGCGGCTATCTGAAAATTGCGCCGGAACACACCGAAACCGGGCCGTTGTCGAAAATGATGAAACCGGGAATGGGCAGCTATTACCGGTTCAAAGAGCTGTTCGACAGCTATTCCAAACAGGCCGGAAAAGAGCAGTATCTGATCCCGTACTTCATCTCCGCCCATCCGGGGACGCGCACCGAAGATATGATCAATCTGGCGCTGTGGCTGAAGAAGAACCGCTTCCGGCTTGATCAGGTGCAGAACTTCTACCCGTCACCGCTCGCCAGCGCGACCACCATGTATTACAGCGGCAAAAACCCGCTCGGCAAAGTGGATTACAAAAGTGAGGACGTGGTGGTGCCGAAAGGCGATCGTCAGCGTCGCTTGCATAAAGCGTTGCTGCGTTATCACGATTCGGTGAACTGGCCGGTGATCCGCGAAGCACTGACGGCAATGGGGATGCGCCGTTTGATCGGCATTCGCCCGGATTGTCTGGTGCCGCCGGACGGCTTCGATCCGAAATTTACGCCATCACGTTCCGGAAAAGACAAACCGGCCGCGACGCGTTTCACCGGCTCCAAAGCGCAAAATCCGGCGACCGGAAAAGGCAAATCCACAGAATTCCGTGCAGGGAAAAAACCGGCGGCGGCCAGAGCGGCTCAGAGTAAAAACGGTCAGTCTGCCGCGCAAGGAAAAAGCGGGGAACCGCGGGTTAATCGAGGTAAAAGACCGGCTTAA
- a CDS encoding L-serine ammonia-lyase → MISVFDIFKIGIGPSSSHTVGPMKAGKIFTDELISSGHIDQTTRIVVDVYGSLSLTGKGHHTDLAIIMGLAGNMPDDVDIDAIPGFIQQVETSGRLMLGKGAKEVDFPAGSGMNFHTSNLPLHENGMSISAFNRDELLYTQTYYSIGGGFIVEASKFGVQDENPVVRPYPFRSASDLQKHCTETGLSLSALMLKNELASHTRTEISDHFAAIWNVMSEGITRGIHTEGLLPGPMKINRRAAALRRILVTQDKNNVDPMGVVDWINMYAMAVNEENAAGGRVVTAPTNGACGIIPAVLTYYDQFIRPISPDSYSRFFLASGAVGILFKMNASISGAEVGCQGEVGVACSMAAAGLTELLGGSTAQVFMAAEIAMEHHLGLTCDPLAGQVQVPCIERNAISAVKAVNASRMALRRTSEPRVCLDKVIETMYETGKDMNSKYRETSTGGLAIKVLACN, encoded by the coding sequence GTGATCAGCGTCTTCGATATTTTCAAAATTGGTATTGGCCCTTCCAGTTCGCATACTGTCGGCCCGATGAAAGCCGGGAAAATATTCACCGATGAACTTATCTCTTCAGGCCATATTGACCAGACAACCCGCATTGTTGTGGATGTTTACGGGTCTTTATCATTGACCGGAAAAGGTCATCATACTGATCTGGCTATCATTATGGGGCTGGCCGGCAACATGCCGGATGACGTTGATATCGATGCGATCCCCGGTTTTATACAGCAGGTGGAAACGTCCGGGCGTCTGATGCTGGGCAAAGGGGCGAAAGAGGTGGATTTCCCGGCCGGTTCTGGCATGAATTTCCACACCAGCAACCTGCCGCTGCATGAAAACGGCATGTCCATCAGCGCTTTTAATCGTGATGAACTGCTGTATACCCAAACCTATTATTCCATCGGCGGCGGCTTTATCGTCGAAGCCAGCAAATTTGGCGTGCAGGATGAAAATCCTGTCGTGCGCCCGTACCCGTTCCGTTCGGCCAGCGACCTGCAAAAACATTGCACGGAAACCGGCCTGTCCTTGTCGGCGCTGATGCTGAAAAACGAACTGGCAAGTCACACGCGGACAGAAATCAGCGATCATTTTGCGGCCATCTGGAATGTGATGAGCGAAGGGATCACCCGCGGTATTCATACGGAAGGGTTACTGCCTGGCCCGATGAAAATCAACCGCCGTGCGGCGGCTCTGCGTCGTATTCTGGTTACGCAGGATAAAAATAATGTCGATCCGATGGGCGTTGTTGACTGGATCAACATGTATGCGATGGCGGTGAATGAAGAAAATGCGGCAGGTGGCCGCGTGGTGACTGCGCCGACCAACGGCGCGTGCGGGATTATTCCGGCGGTGCTGACGTACTACGACCAGTTTATCCGCCCGATCAGCCCTGATTCTTACAGCCGTTTCTTCCTTGCCTCCGGCGCAGTCGGCATTCTGTTCAAAATGAATGCCTCGATTTCTGGTGCTGAAGTCGGTTGTCAGGGCGAAGTCGGCGTGGCCTGTTCCATGGCGGCAGCGGGTCTGACTGAACTGCTGGGTGGCAGCACCGCGCAGGTCTTTATGGCGGCAGAAATCGCAATGGAACACCATCTCGGGCTGACCTGCGATCCGCTGGCCGGGCAGGTTCAGGTGCCGTGCATTGAGCGAAATGCGATTTCAGCGGTGAAGGCCGTTAACGCCTCGCGCATGGCGCTTCGCCGCACCAGCGAGCCGCGCGTTTGCCTCGATAAAGTCATCGAAACCATGTACGAAACCGGCAAAGACATGAACTCGAAATACCGTGAAACATCCACCGGCGGTCTGGCGATTAAAGTTTTGGCCTGTAACTAA
- a CDS encoding HAAAP family serine/threonine permease, producing MDNTTIGTLSKKSVSSWRKTDTMWMLGLYGTAIGAGVLFLPINAGIGGLIPLIIMAILAFPMTFFAHRGLTRFVLSGKNAGEDITEVVEEHFGISAGKLITLLYFFAIYPILLVYSVAITNTVESFIIHQMHMNAPPRALLSLILILGLMTLVHFGQDMIVKAMSILVFPFVAVLMALALYLIPNWNTSVFENVSLSGNGVGHGMLMTLWLVIPVMVFSFNHSPIISSFAVAKRKEYGEDAEKKCSRILAFSHIMMVLTVMFFVFSCVLSLSPENLMEAKAQNVSILSYLANHFANPVIAYIAPFIAFIAITKSFLGHYLGAREGFNGMVIKSLRSKGKTIALPALNRYTGIFMLLTTWLVATLNPSILGMIETLGGPIIAMLLFLMPMYAIRKVPAMRKYSGHISNVFVVIMGLIAMSAIVFSLIG from the coding sequence ATGGATAATACAACAATCGGGACACTGTCTAAAAAATCGGTAAGTTCCTGGCGTAAAACTGACACCATGTGGATGTTAGGCCTCTACGGAACGGCAATTGGTGCAGGTGTTCTATTTCTTCCTATTAATGCAGGCATTGGCGGTTTAATACCGTTAATTATCATGGCAATTCTTGCCTTCCCAATGACTTTCTTTGCTCACCGTGGATTAACGCGCTTTGTATTATCCGGTAAGAATGCGGGCGAAGATATTACGGAAGTTGTTGAAGAGCATTTCGGTATTTCAGCCGGTAAGTTAATTACCCTGCTTTATTTCTTCGCCATTTATCCCATCCTTTTAGTTTACAGCGTGGCGATTACCAATACGGTTGAGAGTTTTATTATTCACCAGATGCACATGAATGCGCCACCGCGTGCCTTGCTGTCCTTAATCCTGATCCTCGGCTTAATGACGCTGGTGCATTTCGGGCAAGATATGATCGTGAAAGCGATGAGCATTCTGGTCTTCCCGTTTGTTGCCGTGCTGATGGCGCTGGCGCTGTACCTTATTCCTAACTGGAATACGTCGGTATTTGAAAATGTGTCTCTGTCCGGTAACGGCGTGGGCCACGGGATGCTGATGACGCTGTGGCTGGTCATTCCGGTGATGGTGTTCTCCTTCAACCATTCCCCGATCATCTCCTCTTTTGCTGTCGCAAAACGCAAAGAGTACGGTGAAGACGCTGAGAAAAAATGCTCACGCATTCTGGCCTTTAGCCACATCATGATGGTGCTGACGGTGATGTTCTTCGTCTTCAGCTGCGTCCTGAGCCTGTCTCCGGAAAACCTGATGGAAGCTAAAGCACAGAACGTTTCTATTCTGTCTTATTTAGCCAACCATTTCGCTAACCCGGTGATTGCCTATATTGCGCCGTTTATTGCCTTTATTGCGATTACCAAATCTTTCCTCGGCCATTATCTGGGCGCGCGTGAAGGTTTCAACGGGATGGTGATTAAATCACTGCGCAGCAAAGGAAAAACCATTGCGCTGCCAGCCCTGAATCGTTATACCGGCATCTTCATGTTATTAACCACCTGGTTAGTTGCCACGCTGAACCCAAGTATTTTAGGCATGATTGAAACGCTGGGCGGCCCGATTATTGCGATGTTGTTATTCCTGATGCCGATGTATGCGATTCGCAAAGTTCCTGCGATGAGAAAATACAGCGGTCATATCAGTAACGTATTCGTGGTTATTATGGGCCTGATTGCCATGTCGGCCATCGTATTTAGTCTGATAGGTTAA
- a CDS encoding YfiR family protein produces MKAAYGFALLTLLLAVPLAPGVAETDDDATNAAVAQTVNGILSYSRWPAGTASSALTLCIVPPVKYAAQLTPDGSAFSGRSLKILTLPIDSPLLTSQCDAIYSGSTTAGQQTDLHQRLEGHAILTIGEQDDACALLNAFCLVITAQHTGFKLNLDTLSRSGVRVNPAVLQLAREKE; encoded by the coding sequence TTGAAGGCTGCGTATGGCTTTGCGCTGCTGACATTGCTTTTAGCCGTTCCGCTGGCACCCGGCGTGGCAGAAACCGACGATGACGCCACGAATGCCGCCGTCGCGCAGACGGTTAACGGCATTCTCAGCTATTCGCGCTGGCCTGCCGGTACGGCGTCTTCGGCCCTGACCTTGTGCATCGTCCCGCCGGTAAAATACGCCGCGCAATTAACGCCGGACGGCAGCGCATTTTCCGGCAGATCCCTCAAGATTTTAACCCTTCCTATAGACAGCCCGCTGCTGACGTCGCAGTGCGACGCCATTTATTCCGGCAGCACGACAGCCGGTCAGCAGACCGATTTACACCAGCGCCTGGAAGGGCATGCCATTTTGACCATTGGCGAACAGGACGATGCCTGCGCATTACTGAACGCATTTTGTCTGGTGATTACAGCACAACACACCGGTTTTAAATTGAATCTGGATACGCTGTCACGCAGCGGCGTACGGGTTAATCCCGCCGTATTACAACTTGCCAGGGAAAAGGAGTGA